Below is a window of Lujinxingia litoralis DNA.
TGCCACGATCTTCCTCGCTTACCTTGACCTGGAGCGCTCAGATACCGGCGCCGCGCTGTGCGCCCGGCGGGTGTAGTCCGTGCTCCTCGTTGCTGTCAAACACGCCCATCCTCCCCCGGATTTCCTCGCCGGAGATTTGCCGGTGGCCCGCTCCTTGCACATTCCCCCGGTGAAAGAACGCGCCCCCGTGGCTTGACCACGGCGGTTCACAATCGTAACGTTCGTCGCGTCCCCGAAACCCCGAAGGCAAGCCCCCTCGGCCTCATGCAACGGGCGAACCACCGGGCTCGATGACCTGATCGGATCACTGATGAGGATCCCATGAACGCACTGACCTCACTGAAACTCGCGCTGGTCCACTCGCTTGACGGCCTGCACCGCGATGAACGCGGCGTGGCCTACACCGAGTATCTGATCATTTTCTCGCTGATCTCGATCGGCGCGACCATCGCTCTGATCTCCACCGCGGTCTACGTCAAGGCCTACCGCGACTTCCTGGTCTGGTGGCTCGCTCACCCCGCGGTCTAGTGACTTGGGGACTCGATCCCGAGGATCGTGCCAAAGTGGCACACTTTTCCTCGAAGATCGGCCCAAAACACCACGCAGCATTTTTTTTCATAGTCTGGCACACTCGTTGCTGTAACAATCACCCGAAGCGCGACTTCAGCGCGTCGAGTGAGTCTTCACAACCCGGTCCGACAGAAGTCTGGCCAAACTTCCCTGGGAGGAACATCCAATGAACAACTTCAAGAACCTGCTTATCTCGCTGCACAACGACGAAGACGGCGCCACCGCCACCGAGTACATCATCCTGCTCGTCCTCATCGCCTGCTTCGTCATCATGATCGTCAAGGCCTTCGGTGCCACCGTGGCCGA
It encodes the following:
- a CDS encoding Flp family type IVb pilin; protein product: MNNFKNLLISLHNDEDGATATEYIILLVLIACFVIMIVKAFGATVADKFVEANEDVQTNVDFSSRPTG